A stretch of Aedes aegypti strain LVP_AGWG chromosome 2, AaegL5.0 Primary Assembly, whole genome shotgun sequence DNA encodes these proteins:
- the LOC5570329 gene encoding uncharacterized protein LOC5570329 → MDSCVKVFLLAALLGHPLSAYAQNVAFRKPLPDGIFSDPNPGTDPKKNVQYGEYVKQLTRFDDWVTGQRHVRQPQEILPDDEFNDPNPHTDPNNPAFKDYVGVLTRFDSWVTGKVVPIPADPTTDVLHQDVGPDGAEVLQAPNITPTQDTPVNQLSNDVGFPDYAPPGPVSQAFKDYAKVLTRFDPWVTGQKVPIPTDPTTDALHQKFRRSVISFEQNFADKFEDHTPANPAGSSSYNDFVKKLKRFDPSITGYRVPIPRDPITDTLHQIGQRSAQNGYRNY, encoded by the exons GTATTCCTTCTTGCTGCTTTACTGGGGCATCCACTATCTGCATATGCTCAAAATGTGGCATTTCGGAAACCCCTCCCGGACGGTATATTCAGCGATCCAAACCCGGGGACCGATCCCAAAAAGAACGTACAATATGGCGAATATGTCAAGCAACTGACAAGATTTGATGACTGGGTAACGGGACAAAGACACGTTCGCCAACCCCAGGAGATCCTTCCCGATGACGAGTTCAATGATCCCAACCCCCATACTGATCCGAATAACCCTGCATTCAAAGATTATGTAGGTGTACTGACCAGGTTCGATTCATGGGTGACCGGAAAGGTTGTACCCATACCAGCTGACCCAACAACAGATGTTCTGCACCAAGATGTGGGCCCGGACGGTGCTGAAGTTCTTCAAGCACCCAACATAACGCCTACACAGGACACACCCGTTAACCAGCTATCGAACGATGTTGGATTCCCTGATTATGCACCACCCGGTCCGGTTAGTCAAGCATTCAAAGACTACGCCAAAGTACTGACGAGATTCGACCCATGGGTTACCGGTCAGAAAGTACCAATTCCGACGGATCCTACAACGGACGCATTACATCAGAAATTCCGTCGTTCAGTGATAAGCTTCGAACAGAACTTTGCCGACAAGTTTGAGGATCATACACCCGCCAATCCAGCCGGGAGTTCATCGTACAACGATTTCGTTAAGAAATTGAAACGCTTCGATCCTTCAATTACCGGCTATAGGGTACCTATTCCTAGAGACCCTATTACTGATACCTTACATCAAATCGGACAACGATCGGCACAGAACG GCTACAGGAACTACTGA